One region of Centropristis striata isolate RG_2023a ecotype Rhode Island chromosome 3, C.striata_1.0, whole genome shotgun sequence genomic DNA includes:
- the snai1a gene encoding snail family zinc finger 1a, whose protein sequence is MPRSFLVKKYFAKQKPNYSELECQNDASLDRLMLAELSSGDTSTATCFTTGLVWDLSVLPALYLPASQTEPSATPGPLDLSSPSSLSSSASSCGEEDEGRSSDPPSPEPVHTYGPRQRMKCTGVMPHISPPEEEEEREAPVTAARPAFLCKHCPKEYTSLGALKMHIRSHTLPCVCTTCGKAFSRPWLLRGHIRTHTGERPFSCPHCNRAFADRSNLRAHLQTHAEVKKYQCGVCSRTFSRMSLLQKHSSSGCCSSSTV, encoded by the exons ATGCCTCGATCTTTCCTGGTCAAAAAGTACTTCGCGAAACAAAAGCCCAACTACAGTGAGCTGGAATGTCAGAATG ACGCTTCACTGGACAGGTTAATGCTTGCTGAGCTCTCATCAGGAGACACCTCCACTGCCACCTGCTTCACAACAGGTCTGGTGTGGGACCTGAGTGTCCTGCCCGCCCTCTACCTTCCCGCCTCCCAAACAGAGCCCTCCGCCACTCCGGGCCCCCTGGACCTCAGCTCTCCCTCCAGCCTCAGCAGCAGCGCCAGCAGCTGTGGCGAGGAGGATGAAGGACGCAGCTCAGACCCCCCTAGCCCCGAACCTGTACACACATACGGCCCTCGCCAGCGGATGAAATGCACCGGTGTCATGCCTCACATCAGTCcccctgaggaggaggaggagagagaggcccCCGTAACAGCAGCAAGACCGGCCTTCCTGTGCAAACACTGCCCAAAAGAGTACACCAGCCTTGGGGCTCTGAAGATGCACATCCGCTCACATACCCTCCCCTGCGTGTGCACCACCTGTGGAAAGGCTTTCTCCAGGCCGTGGCTGCTGCGTGGCCACatccgcacacacacag GTGAGCGTCCGTTCTCCTGCCCCCACTGCAACCGGGCCTTCGCTGACCGATCCAACCTGCGGGCTCATCTTCAGACTCACGCCGAGGTGAAGAAGTACCAGTGTGGCGTCTGCTCTCGCACCTTCAGTCGCATGTcgctgctgcagaaacacagttcctccgggtgctgctcctcctccacggTGTGA